The proteins below are encoded in one region of Ascochyta rabiei chromosome 21, complete sequence:
- a CDS encoding Pectinesterase, which yields MLQPLTLVLSLAAAAVAVPTSLTVRAGRTSPPAGCLTVGGSGTYKTVSDAVAKLSVSGTTAQCIFIYKGTYQEQVYVPPLESALAIYGETTDTSSFASNTVTITQGKSQDDTPKNDLTATLRAWSPNMKVYNINLVNTRGKGSQALAISANADKQGYYGCQFTGYQDTILAQTGNQIYAKCQITGSTDFIFGQKATAWFDGADIRVLNASVGYVTANGRDSDSNPSYYVFNKSKVSAAAGTVVKAGVYYLGRPWRNYSRVVFQKTNLSNVINPKGWAQWSVNDTRTDKVTYAEYHNTGAGATGPRASFGTNLSSAVSISTVLGSSYKSWVDTTYLS from the exons ATGCTTCAGCCACTCACGCTGGTTCTTTCGCTTGCAGCTGCCGCAGTTGCAGTCCCTACTTCACTGACTGTCCGTGCCGGGCGTACCTCTCCTCCTGCCGGCTGCCTTACTGTCGGTGGCTCAGGAACCTACAAGACTGTTTCAGATGCTGTTGCTAAGCTCAGCGTCTCCGGCACTACTGCTCAGTGCATCTTCATTTACAAGG GCACCTACCAGGAGCAGGTCTACGTCCCGCCCCTAGAGTCTGCTCTCGCCATCTACGGAGAGACTACCGACACAAGTAGCTTCGCATCAAACACTGTGACCATCACACAGGGCAAGAGCCAGGATGACACCCCCAAAAACGATCTCACTGCCACCCTGAGGGCCTGGTCACCCAACATGAAGGTTTACAACATCAACCTTGTCAACACTCGGGGTAAAGGTTCTCAGGCTCTTGCTATCAGTGCCAACGCCGACAAGCAGGGTTACTATGGCTGCCAGTTCACAGGTTACCAAGACACTATTCTCGCCCAAACCGGCAACCAGATCTATGCTAAATGCCAAATCACTGGCAGTACGGACTTCATCTTCGGACAGAAGGCCACTGCCTGGTTCGATGGTGCCGATATCCGTGTTCTGAATGCCTCCGTGGGTTACGTCACGGCCAATGGTCGCGATTCTGACTCCAACCCATCTTACTATGTCTTCAACAAGTCTAAGGTctctgctgctgcaggcACCGTTGTCAAAGCCGGAGTTTACTATCTTGGTCGTCCTTGGAGGAACTATTCCCGTGTTGTTTTCCAGAAAACCAACCTCTCCAACGTCATCAACCCCAAGGGCTGGGCACAGTGGAGCGTTAACGACACTCGCACTGACAAGGTCACTTACGCCGAATATCACAACACTGGTGCTGGCGCAACCGGCCCCAGGGCCAGCTTTGGCACGAATCTTTCTTCCGCAGTCAGCATCTCTACTGTTCTTGGCAGCTCTTACAAGAGCTGGGTCGATACTACCTACCTTTCTTAG
- a CDS encoding Cutinase, whose protein sequence is MKSFALISLFWALTNASPITIAEPESNLVARQLSSTSNELETGSSSACPRTIFIFARASTEPGNMGISAGPTVAGELNDEYGATSVWVQGVGGPYSAGLAENVLPAGTSAAAIREAQRLFNLAASKCPSTPIVAGGYSQGTAVMSNAITGLSAAVQDQIKGVVLFGYTKNLQNLGRIPGFPSTKTKVYCASTDLVCFGTLVVGLGHFFYSDEAANEAPRFLISQIGRA, encoded by the exons ATGAAGTCTTTCGCCCTTATTTCGCTTTTCTGGGCTCTTACCAATGCCTCACCCATCACAATTGCTGAGCCCGAATCGAACCTCGTCGCTCGCCAGTTATCCAGCACGTCGAATGAACTCGAGACGGGTAGCAGCTCAGCATGTCCCAGAACCATCTTTATTTTTGCACGAGCCTCTACCGAGCCAGGCAACATG GGTATTTCTGCTGGACCTACTGTTGCGGGAGAGTTGAACGATGAGTATGGCGCTACCAGCGTTTGGGTCCAAGGTGTAGGCGGACCCTATTCCGCTGGTCTTGCTGAGAATGTTCTTCCAGCAGGCACTTCTGCAGCTGCTATCAGAGAAGCTCAACGCCTGTTCAACCTCGCTGCCAGCAAGTGTCCCAGTACTCCCATCGTCGCCGGCGGCTACAGCCAGGGCACTGCAGTCATGAGCAATGCCATTACCGGTCTCAGTGCAGCAGTACAGGATCAGATCAAAGGCGTTGTCCTCTTTGGATATACTAAGAACTTGCAAAACCTCGGCAGGATCCCAGGATTCCCATCTACCAAGACCAAAGTCTACTGTGCTTCTACTGATTTGGTCTGCTTCGGAACCCTGGTTGTTGGTCTTGGCCATTTTTTCTATTCAGACGAAGCTGCTAACGAAGCTCCTCGCTTCCTCATCTCGCAAATCGGCCGTGCGTGA
- a CDS encoding Amino-acid N-acetyltransferase has translation MVICKAPVWGLGRASTKLPRLDSTSTVAAKTSAARLHTTACLGALNMRRASSSAKERQRAERDQLTRLLKESDAKRDARNYIKHFDVAKKTPADVAPRAKLAVDPATALTGVNLGNLYGPSVFTREQLPEESFAERFKESAEEPLHLALVKLRQPQALDDATLGALASTLSQLAQLGLSTAVVLDCDDDASCDTAHARPPLETTIRAQATRVVAALQKHHEPGALLVEHALTYASLAGHRLSTAHVRGDVEVQDNYLLFPLIDDGVIPVIPPFAYDTDLKRVTVLADDVVLALVREFAGLAGGTSSIESNTHSHKDVYERPILDRIIILDPLGGIPSQNRVDGAHVFVNLEAEYRDIKEELANMSLDAKAISSDKASTSLGTGNPFSRFVEDGIAPLPSPSTDHIGDVLPSDRHTKNLVVVERALKLLPPSSSGLIVTPSEAATEALPDPDESGRRPKPSPNPLLHNVLTDKPMVSSSLPTSPASRLHDLSAPNPSTFLKKGIPLTMIPDPRVCGPWQPPSTGYPSIDLANDPRINLPKLIDLINDSFRRKLDPKDYLARIHGRVAGIIIAGDYEGGAICTWETPSTLQSRTPGPSAEFGPTATDTDSPYWVPYLDKFAVLTSSQGSGGVSDIVWAALVRTCFPRGVVWRSRTSNPVNKWYQERSTGMWNLPGEQWTMFWTVEGVTDGWGGAEDKAKETEMKRWDAYTDVCSGIEPSWMDGKKQLD, from the exons ATGGTCATTTGCAAAGCCCCGGTCTGGGGCCTGGGGCGAGCTTCGACGAAG CTCCCCAGGCTCGATAGCACGAGCACCGTCGCCGCAAAGACGTCTGCTGCGCGATTGCACACGACGGCATGTCTCGGCGCCCTGAACATGCGCCGGGCATCGAGCTCCGCCAAAGAACGGCAGCGTGCGGAACGCGATCAATTGACGCGCCTCCTCAAGGAGTCGGACGCCAAGCGCGACGCTCGAAACTACATCAAGCACTTCGACGTCGCCAAGAAGACGCCTGCAGACGTTGCTCCCAGGGCCAAGTTGGCTGTCGACCCGGCCACGGCCCTCACCGGCGTGAACCTCGGCAACCTGTATGGGCCCTCTGTCTTCACGCGCGAACAGCTGCCCGAGGAGAGCTTCGCGGAGCGCTTCAAGGAGAGCGCAGAGGAGCCGCTGCATCTGGCCCTGGTGAAGCTGCGACAGCCGCAAGCGCTCGACGATGCTACCCTGGGCGCTCTTGCCTCTACCCTGAGCCAACTGGCGCAGCTGGGCCTCAGCACTGCCGTCGTGCTGGACTGCGACGACGATGCCTCGTGCGACACCGCCCACGCACGACCACCCCTCGAGACGACCATCCGAGCCCAGGCGACACGCGTCGTGGCCGCCTTGCAGAAGCACCACGAGCCGGGCGCCCTCCTGGTCGAGCATGCGCTCACCTACGCCAGCTTGGCCGGACACAGGCTGAGCACCGCACATGTGCGCGGCGATGTCGAGGTCCAGGACAActacctcctcttccctctCATCGACGACGGCGTCATTCCCGTCATACCGCCTTTTGCCTACGATACGGACCTGAAGAGGGTCACGGTCCTGGCCGACGACGTCGTTCTGGCGCTGGTCCGCGAGTTTGCTGGCTTGGCAGGAGGCACCAGCAGCATAGAGAGCAACACGCACAGCCACAAGGACGTCTACGAACGGCCCATCTTGGACCGCATCATCATCTTGGATCCTCTGGGCGGCATTCCCTCCCAGAACAGGGTAGACGGCGCTCATGTCTTCGTCAATCTCGAAGCAGAGTATCGCGACATCAAGGAAGAGCTAGCCAACATGTCCCTGGATGCAAAAGCCATCAGCAGCGACAAGGCGTCAACATCGCTCGGCACTGGTAACCCTTTCTCTCGGTTCGTTGAGGACGGGATAGCTCCTCTGCCAAGTCCTTCTACAGACCACATAGGCGACGTCTTACCTTCTGACCGACATACAAAGAACCTCGTCGTGGTCGAGCGAGCCTTGAAGCTACTTCCACCATCATCGTCAGGCCTCATCGTCACCCCTTCAGAGGCTGCTACCGAAGCTCTCCCCGATCCAGACGAGTCCGGTCGTAGACCAAAGCCATCCCCCAATCCGCTGCTCCACAACGTCCTGACGGACAAGCCCATGGTATCATCCTCCCTCCCAACATCCCCGGCCAGCCGGCTTCACGATCTAAGCGCTCCCAACCCATCAACCTTCCTCAAGAAAGGCATCCCTCTGACCATGATTCCCGACCCCCGTGTTTGCGGACCGTGGCAGCCACCCTCCACAGGCTACCCCAGCATCGACCTGGCCAACGACCCACGCATCAACCTCCCCAAACTCATCGATCTGATAAATGACTCATTCCGCCGCAAGCTCGATCCAAAAGACTACCTAGCCCGCATCCACGGCCGCGTCGCGGGCATAATCATTGCAGGCGACTATGAAGGGGGCGCGATATGTACATGGGAAACGCCTTCGACGCTGCAGTCTCGCACCCCTGGCCCCTCTGCTGAATTCGGTCCTACAGCAACGGATACAGACTCGCCCTATTGGGTCCCCTATCTCGACAAATTCGCCGTTTTGACGAGCTCGCAGGGCTCAGGCGGCGTGAGCGACATCGTCTGGGCCGCACTGGTGCGGACTTGTTTCCCACGAGGTGTCGTGTGGAGGAGCCGCACTAGCAATCCCGTGAACAAGTGGTATCAGGAGAGGAGCACAGGTATGTGGAATCTCCCTGGCGAACAGTGGACTATGTTCTGGACTGTCGAGGGCGTGACAGATGGGTGGGGTGGAGCGGAAGACAAGGCCAAGGAGACGGAAATGAAGAGGTGGGATGCATATACCGACGTTTGCTCGGGAATTGAACCAAGTTGGATGGATGGTAAGAAACAACTCGATTAG